The following are encoded in a window of Algiphilus aromaticivorans DG1253 genomic DNA:
- a CDS encoding Ig-like domain-containing protein: MRKHDVRNLGGIFLLSIFAAACGGDAELGGPGGDDDTDDDTTVSSIVLLTSSTQLPSSASVAEDGVELTAIARNAGGTVVEGATISFGASSGATLQVLDAETTEAGRASAILTTPGDARNRSITVTASGGGAQSSQTVDVVGTRLEISGPQAIRPSASESFEVRLVDAAGRPISGQRIDIGSSNGNTVDPASVTTDGTGRASVTVTATVPGEDTLSFEGFGLSEEASFLTSRFQIEFLDPEEDLEASFQDDVDIEVEISEQGSPAVGENVEFSATRGDLSALSGQTDAQGRARVTLSSQSSDGAGPVLITAKGPEGDESVERSRQIELVSTMPEFITLQPEPATLGRNEESVITARVTDGDGNPVKNETVRFSLSDNSAGGITVGIATTDTQGIARTTYQPGETGSDTESVVVTASIGDPEIASDDVNLTVRAAPLFIVLGSDNQISKNGEDATYSKIYNAIITDAAGNPPPEDTEFRLTLRSLEYQKGAYTRGAERWIQVTTVDSSDPFYGTPNPDPAREFGPYFGQGPFGCRSEDPLGTGDLNRSDDYNGNGNIDPPAVASAPNTAEINENGVASFELRWAQSVAQWVLVRLSVTARVDGTESTRRLDFTLPVAAEDVNDLDITPPNLISPFGTADECVNPS, encoded by the coding sequence ATGCGCAAGCACGATGTTCGGAATCTGGGCGGGATCTTCCTGCTGTCCATCTTTGCGGCCGCCTGTGGGGGGGACGCCGAACTCGGTGGGCCGGGCGGCGATGACGATACGGACGACGACACCACCGTCAGCAGCATCGTTTTGTTGACGAGCAGCACGCAGCTTCCTTCCAGCGCCAGCGTTGCCGAGGATGGTGTCGAGCTGACGGCCATCGCCAGGAATGCTGGTGGCACTGTGGTGGAAGGCGCGACGATCAGCTTCGGCGCTAGTTCCGGCGCCACGCTGCAGGTGCTTGATGCGGAAACGACGGAAGCCGGCCGCGCTTCGGCAATTCTGACGACTCCCGGCGATGCCCGCAATCGCAGCATCACCGTTACCGCATCCGGAGGCGGGGCACAAAGCAGCCAGACGGTGGATGTGGTGGGAACCCGATTGGAAATATCCGGGCCGCAGGCAATCCGCCCTTCGGCGAGCGAGTCCTTCGAGGTGCGTCTCGTTGATGCAGCCGGGCGGCCGATTTCGGGCCAGCGTATCGATATCGGCTCGTCAAACGGCAATACAGTTGATCCCGCATCCGTCACCACGGATGGTACCGGCCGCGCGAGCGTTACCGTCACTGCAACGGTGCCGGGTGAGGACACGCTGAGCTTCGAGGGTTTCGGCTTGAGCGAAGAGGCGAGCTTTCTCACCTCCCGTTTCCAGATCGAGTTCCTGGATCCGGAGGAGGATCTGGAAGCCAGCTTTCAGGATGACGTCGATATCGAGGTCGAGATCAGCGAGCAGGGTAGCCCGGCGGTTGGCGAGAATGTTGAGTTCTCTGCGACGCGTGGGGATCTTTCGGCTCTGAGCGGTCAGACCGACGCGCAGGGTCGTGCCCGAGTCACGCTAAGTTCGCAGAGCAGCGATGGTGCGGGCCCGGTGTTGATTACCGCCAAAGGTCCCGAAGGCGACGAAAGCGTGGAGCGTTCGCGCCAGATTGAGTTGGTCAGTACCATGCCGGAGTTCATTACCCTGCAGCCTGAGCCAGCGACCCTCGGTCGTAACGAGGAGTCCGTCATCACTGCCCGAGTGACTGACGGCGACGGTAATCCGGTGAAGAACGAGACAGTTCGGTTCTCGCTCTCGGATAACTCGGCCGGCGGGATCACGGTTGGTATTGCTACCACCGATACGCAGGGTATTGCTCGTACGACTTACCAACCCGGTGAAACGGGATCTGACACCGAGTCCGTGGTCGTCACGGCGAGCATCGGTGACCCTGAGATCGCTAGCGATGACGTAAATCTGACGGTGCGCGCCGCGCCGCTTTTCATCGTCCTGGGCTCGGATAACCAAATTTCGAAGAACGGCGAGGATGCCACTTATTCGAAGATCTACAACGCGATCATCACGGATGCCGCGGGGAATCCGCCCCCGGAGGACACCGAGTTTCGCTTGACCTTGCGTTCGCTGGAGTATCAGAAAGGGGCTTACACGCGAGGCGCCGAGCGCTGGATCCAGGTGACGACCGTGGACAGTAGCGATCCCTTCTACGGCACGCCGAATCCGGATCCGGCACGTGAATTTGGGCCCTATTTCGGGCAGGGGCCCTTCGGTTGCCGCTCGGAGGATCCGCTGGGCACCGGCGATCTCAACCGGTCGGATGATTACAACGGCAACGGCAACATCGATCCGCCGGCGGTCGCCAGCGCGCCCAACACTGCGGAGATCAACGAAAATGGTGTAGCCAGCTTCGAGCTGCGCTGGGCGCAGAGCGTGGCGCAGTGGGTGCTGGTGCGGCTCAGCGTTACGGCGCGGGTGGACGGCACCGAGAGCACACGTCGACTTGATTTCACGCTTCCGGTGGCGGCCGAGGACGTCAACGATCTCGACATCACGCCCCCTAACCTCATCAGCCCCTTCGGCACCGCCGACGAGTGCGTGAATCCGAGTTGA
- a CDS encoding chymotrypsin family serine protease → MKRHTISILSLLTVALFAGCGPETDQSSDGAPMADSSSGPAPRDAAPVGISRCEGVRPGAAVFVGGSQCTLNFVYRDGAGTEYIGTAGHCVLGESALGGEDAGETSWHTGSGPEAFDINGNRIGRFAYAVLSPPKDFALIRIANGVASNPSSCHFGGPTGINEELSSGPTVLRYYGSGLVTGQLLPARSALALSMTNPDQIILTGVATPGDSGAGVLDQEGRAVGVLVTVGAILGGIGTNAVDAGTIGVTRLPPQLRRAREILRRPNLDIVRGSGA, encoded by the coding sequence ATGAAACGACACACGATAAGCATCCTGTCACTGCTGACGGTTGCCCTGTTCGCCGGCTGCGGGCCGGAAACTGACCAATCCAGCGACGGCGCCCCGATGGCCGACAGTAGCAGTGGGCCCGCGCCCCGGGATGCCGCTCCCGTAGGTATCAGTCGCTGCGAGGGCGTGCGCCCCGGTGCTGCCGTTTTCGTCGGAGGCAGCCAGTGCACCTTGAACTTCGTCTACCGCGACGGTGCCGGCACTGAGTACATCGGCACAGCCGGCCACTGTGTACTCGGCGAGAGCGCGCTCGGCGGCGAGGATGCCGGCGAAACGAGTTGGCACACCGGTTCCGGGCCGGAGGCGTTCGATATCAACGGCAACCGCATCGGGCGCTTCGCCTACGCCGTGCTTTCCCCACCCAAGGATTTTGCCCTGATCCGCATCGCCAACGGCGTAGCGTCGAACCCTAGCAGCTGCCACTTTGGGGGCCCGACCGGCATCAACGAGGAACTGAGCAGCGGCCCCACCGTGCTGCGCTACTACGGCAGCGGGCTGGTGACCGGCCAGCTGCTCCCTGCTCGCAGCGCGCTGGCGCTGTCCATGACCAATCCCGACCAAATCATACTGACCGGAGTCGCCACGCCCGGCGACTCTGGCGCCGGTGTGCTCGACCAGGAAGGACGCGCTGTCGGCGTTCTGGTCACCGTCGGCGCAATCCTCGGCGGCATCGGCACTAATGCCGTCGACGCCGGCACTATCGGTGTAACCCGCCTGCCGCCCCAGCTGCGGCGCGCGCGGGAAATACTGAGGCGCCCCAACCTGGATATCGTGCGTGGCTCGGGGGCCTGA
- a CDS encoding GGDEF domain-containing phosphodiesterase, with amino-acid sequence MSGQQEIAAWLEGRSGLFALFHIDVRAMRRVNLAFGLDHGDALLAAVAKQLESWMQGEGYLGRPWGGEFSLILAVDSPMDAIEQASRMLQCLQESPELGALFPVDFGALNRYAVGVVVMRSEDSVDASLRAAMASCAEAKRRGSSEVVFHAPDQLRRGAMEEDLHNLRLLQRCLQEGQLEVHAQPIVRLQERGFPIAKAEMLVRLDPRDAFGKAPQHLLETARSMRVMPDVDAYIVRHAIDALREHPGVLAALDSVSINLSAQTLMDAPTMHAIFAMVTGSGIAASKLAFEITETEAVEQMEETRQKIENLRRLGCRFVLDDFGVGYCSFGYLSRLPVDEVKIDGLFVREIDERVENELIIRAIHTVSAATGKKTTAEFIENDEVAHRLRGIGIDYGQGWAFHPAMTLQELEKLL; translated from the coding sequence ATGAGCGGGCAACAGGAGATCGCCGCGTGGCTGGAAGGGCGCAGCGGCCTCTTCGCGCTGTTCCATATCGATGTGCGCGCCATGCGCCGCGTGAATCTGGCATTCGGCCTGGATCATGGCGACGCCTTGCTCGCGGCAGTGGCCAAGCAACTCGAGAGTTGGATGCAGGGTGAGGGGTACCTGGGCCGACCCTGGGGGGGAGAGTTCAGCCTGATTCTGGCGGTGGACAGCCCCATGGACGCCATCGAGCAGGCATCGAGAATGCTGCAGTGCTTGCAGGAATCCCCCGAGCTCGGTGCGCTGTTTCCGGTGGATTTCGGCGCCCTGAACCGATATGCCGTGGGCGTGGTCGTCATGCGGTCGGAGGATTCGGTGGACGCGAGCCTGCGCGCGGCAATGGCTTCCTGTGCGGAGGCCAAGCGTCGTGGTAGCAGTGAGGTGGTCTTCCACGCGCCGGATCAGCTGCGGCGCGGAGCGATGGAGGAGGATCTGCACAATCTGCGATTGCTGCAGCGCTGCCTGCAGGAGGGGCAGCTGGAGGTGCACGCGCAACCTATCGTGCGCCTGCAGGAACGGGGTTTTCCCATCGCCAAGGCAGAGATGCTGGTGCGCCTGGATCCGCGCGACGCCTTCGGCAAGGCGCCGCAGCACTTGCTGGAGACCGCGCGTTCGATGCGGGTAATGCCGGATGTCGACGCCTATATCGTGCGTCATGCCATTGATGCTCTGCGTGAGCATCCGGGTGTTTTGGCGGCGCTGGATAGTGTGTCGATCAACCTCTCGGCGCAGACCTTGATGGACGCGCCAACGATGCACGCCATCTTCGCGATGGTTACGGGCTCCGGCATTGCTGCCAGCAAGCTCGCCTTCGAGATCACCGAGACCGAAGCCGTGGAGCAAATGGAGGAGACACGGCAAAAGATCGAGAATCTGCGCCGCCTCGGCTGCCGCTTTGTGCTCGATGACTTTGGCGTCGGCTATTGCTCCTTCGGCTATCTGAGTCGCTTGCCGGTGGACGAAGTGAAGATCGACGGGCTTTTCGTGCGCGAGATTGATGAGCGCGTGGAGAATGAGCTGATCATTCGCGCCATCCATACGGTATCCGCGGCCACTGGCAAGAAGACAACGGCGGAGTTCATCGAAAACGATGAGGTCGCGCATCGGCTGCGGGGCATTGGCATCGACTATGGTCAGGGCTGGGCGTTTCATCCGGCGATGACGCTGCAGGAACTGGAGAAGCTGCTGTGA
- the rssA gene encoding patatin-like phospholipase RssA, translated as MANRASSGANGAGAAAEPTSPVVGLALGSGSARGWAHIGIIQALEEMGVRPSVVAGTSIGALVGAVYVSGQLDDFAAWVRKLTPRDVFNLMDIKFAGGVVKGEKLFGFFQDGYRNPNIEDLEQRYASVATEMKSGRERWFTRGPILPAARASCAIPGVFSPVKIEGRWMLDGGLVNPVPVSTARALGADVVIAVNLNAQLVRAHLSRASREQARRQAESRGDIGFLERALAYFSSNYGDDDGDDPGLFDVIANSVNIMQDRVTRSRMAGDPPEITLNPLLPDFAFMDFHRADEAIAEGRRLIEQHAEIIHAWVGEAEPEPDS; from the coding sequence GTGGCCAATCGAGCTAGTTCGGGCGCCAACGGGGCAGGGGCTGCGGCGGAACCGACATCACCCGTCGTCGGGCTCGCGCTGGGCAGCGGCTCGGCGCGAGGGTGGGCGCATATCGGCATCATCCAGGCGCTGGAGGAGATGGGCGTGCGTCCCAGCGTGGTGGCGGGGACGTCCATCGGCGCCTTGGTCGGTGCCGTCTATGTGTCAGGGCAGCTCGACGACTTCGCGGCCTGGGTGCGCAAGCTGACACCGCGCGATGTCTTCAATCTCATGGACATCAAGTTCGCGGGCGGGGTCGTCAAGGGCGAGAAGCTTTTCGGCTTTTTCCAGGATGGCTATCGGAATCCGAACATCGAGGACCTGGAGCAGCGCTACGCCAGCGTTGCGACCGAAATGAAGAGCGGACGCGAGCGCTGGTTCACGCGTGGCCCGATCTTGCCCGCCGCGCGCGCATCCTGCGCGATTCCCGGTGTCTTTTCGCCGGTGAAGATTGAGGGCCGATGGATGCTCGACGGCGGGTTGGTCAACCCCGTGCCCGTTTCGACGGCGCGGGCGCTGGGTGCCGACGTCGTCATTGCCGTGAATCTCAACGCCCAGCTCGTGCGCGCGCATCTGTCGCGCGCCAGCCGCGAGCAGGCGCGCCGGCAGGCGGAAAGCCGCGGTGATATCGGATTCCTGGAACGCGCGCTTGCCTACTTCTCGAGCAACTACGGGGATGACGATGGTGACGATCCGGGGCTCTTTGACGTTATTGCTAACAGCGTCAACATCATGCAGGACCGCGTCACCCGCAGCCGCATGGCCGGGGACCCGCCCGAAATCACCCTGAATCCCTTGCTTCCTGACTTCGCCTTCATGGATTTTCATCGCGCCGACGAGGCCATTGCCGAGGGGCGGAGACTCATTGAGCAGCATGCCGAGATCATCCACGCATGGGTGGGGGAAGCCGAGCCGGAGCCGGATTCCTGA
- a CDS encoding AMP-binding protein encodes MTEEAAKATHVHCLLHWANATPDEIFLTQPYPDGRSEDISWAQAADQVARVAGHLRALDLPPGSCIALLGRNSAHWILADLAIWMAGHVTVPLYPTLNAETANYVLEHSESKLLMLGKMDGSADGWNELKDALPQDLPVISLPMSPREDTPSWERICQETEPEKEPKLPGVDDLATLVYTSGSTGRPKGVMHSFRTMLQGAHGLYEIFPVDQNDRMLSYLPLAHVAERAAVETSALYFGFHIYFANSLDTFQEDLQRARPTLFFSVPRLWMKFYLGICEKLPPKKQKVLFSIPILSGLIKKKILKQLGLEHCRAALTGAAPLPGEIVSWYRKLGLELLEVYGMSENFGYSHANRPGRAKIGTVGVPNPGVECRIDKETSEVLVKSPSQMLGYYKNEEKTKEDLTEGGFLKTGDMGEIDGEGYLRITGRVKDIFKTAKGKYVVPVPIENRFNHPKVEVVCVAGANQPQPCALVLLSDEARQELASGGDRQQLEAELEALLTEVNTGCEDHEKLACIVIVKEPWTMDNGFLTPTMKIKRNVIESHYQNRFDAWYEQKKKVVWE; translated from the coding sequence ATGACCGAGGAGGCCGCGAAGGCGACCCATGTGCATTGCCTACTGCACTGGGCCAATGCCACGCCTGATGAGATCTTCCTGACGCAGCCTTATCCCGACGGGCGTTCGGAGGACATCAGCTGGGCGCAGGCGGCCGACCAGGTTGCTCGCGTTGCAGGGCACCTGCGCGCGCTGGATTTGCCGCCCGGCAGCTGCATCGCGCTGCTCGGCCGCAACTCGGCGCACTGGATCCTGGCGGATCTCGCGATCTGGATGGCCGGTCACGTCACGGTACCGCTCTATCCGACCCTGAATGCCGAAACCGCCAACTACGTGCTGGAGCACAGCGAATCGAAGCTGCTCATGCTCGGAAAGATGGATGGCTCCGCGGACGGTTGGAATGAGCTGAAGGACGCTCTTCCGCAGGACCTTCCCGTGATCTCGCTACCCATGTCGCCACGAGAGGATACGCCCAGCTGGGAGCGGATCTGCCAGGAGACGGAGCCGGAGAAGGAGCCAAAGCTACCGGGTGTTGATGACCTGGCTACCCTCGTTTATACCTCGGGGAGCACCGGGCGTCCTAAGGGCGTTATGCACAGCTTCCGCACGATGCTGCAGGGGGCGCATGGTCTGTACGAGATCTTCCCGGTCGACCAGAACGACCGCATGCTTTCCTACCTGCCGCTGGCGCACGTTGCCGAGCGTGCCGCGGTCGAGACCTCCGCGCTGTATTTCGGCTTCCACATCTATTTTGCGAACTCGCTGGATACCTTCCAGGAGGACCTGCAACGCGCGCGCCCGACGCTCTTCTTCTCGGTGCCCCGTCTCTGGATGAAGTTCTATCTCGGCATCTGCGAGAAGCTGCCGCCGAAAAAGCAGAAGGTTCTGTTCAGCATTCCCATCCTCTCCGGACTGATTAAAAAGAAGATCCTCAAGCAACTGGGTCTTGAGCATTGTCGGGCTGCGCTCACCGGCGCTGCGCCGCTGCCGGGCGAGATCGTCTCCTGGTACCGCAAGCTCGGGCTCGAGCTGCTTGAGGTCTACGGCATGTCCGAAAACTTCGGCTACTCGCACGCCAACCGGCCGGGCCGGGCGAAGATCGGCACGGTGGGCGTACCGAACCCGGGTGTCGAGTGCCGTATCGACAAGGAGACCAGCGAGGTGCTGGTCAAGTCGCCGAGCCAGATGCTCGGCTACTACAAGAACGAAGAGAAAACCAAGGAGGACCTCACCGAGGGCGGCTTCCTCAAGACCGGCGACATGGGCGAGATCGACGGCGAGGGTTATCTGCGCATCACCGGCCGCGTCAAGGACATCTTCAAGACCGCCAAGGGCAAGTACGTGGTCCCGGTGCCCATCGAGAACCGCTTCAACCATCCTAAAGTCGAGGTGGTCTGTGTCGCCGGTGCCAATCAGCCCCAGCCTTGCGCCCTCGTTCTGCTGTCGGACGAGGCGCGGCAGGAACTGGCATCCGGGGGCGACCGTCAGCAGCTCGAAGCCGAGCTGGAAGCGCTACTCACCGAGGTCAATACGGGCTGCGAGGACCACGAGAAGTTGGCCTGCATCGTCATCGTCAAGGAGCCCTGGACCATGGATAACGGCTTCCTGACCCCGACCATGAAGATCAAGCGCAACGTCATCGAGAGCCATTACCAGAACCGTTTCGATGCGTGGTACGAGCAGAAGAAGAAGGTCGTCTGGGAGTAG
- a CDS encoding nitroreductase family protein — protein MASPSPRKSTSGQSAGGKRAGKPASAARKASKPERHIEPTPPSIETEAFRQTVLTRRSVRRFTDTPIPAEVLDDCIDMAMLAPNSSNLQPWAFYKVQSPKARKLVIDACLGQNAAKTAAELIVVVARTDTYLENARLNLSSWPEGQIPKVVRDYYGKLVPLMYSQGPLGALGIAKGVVTNVIGQFRPMIRGPFSTNEMKVWAVKSTALAAENLMLALRAHGFDSCPMEGFDESRVARMLKLPASASIPMIIGAGERAANGVYYPRLRFARERFVFTV, from the coding sequence ATGGCGAGCCCATCTCCCCGAAAATCCACCAGCGGGCAATCTGCCGGCGGCAAACGCGCTGGCAAGCCGGCTTCGGCGGCGCGAAAGGCATCGAAGCCCGAGCGCCATATCGAACCGACACCGCCATCGATCGAAACCGAGGCCTTTCGACAGACCGTGCTGACGCGTCGCTCCGTGCGGCGCTTCACGGATACCCCGATCCCGGCCGAGGTTCTGGACGACTGCATCGACATGGCGATGCTGGCCCCCAACTCCTCGAATCTGCAGCCTTGGGCCTTCTATAAGGTGCAGAGTCCGAAGGCCCGCAAGCTGGTGATCGACGCCTGCCTCGGTCAGAACGCCGCCAAGACGGCTGCCGAGCTCATCGTGGTGGTCGCGCGCACCGACACCTACCTGGAGAACGCTCGCCTGAATCTTTCGAGCTGGCCAGAGGGACAGATACCGAAGGTCGTCCGCGACTATTACGGCAAGCTGGTCCCGCTGATGTACAGCCAGGGCCCGCTGGGCGCGCTGGGAATCGCCAAGGGCGTCGTCACGAACGTCATCGGTCAATTCCGGCCGATGATCCGTGGCCCCTTCAGCACCAATGAGATGAAGGTCTGGGCCGTGAAGAGCACGGCGCTGGCTGCCGAGAACCTGATGCTGGCGCTGCGCGCCCATGGCTTCGACAGCTGCCCGATGGAGGGCTTTGATGAGTCGCGCGTCGCCCGCATGCTCAAGCTGCCTGCGAGCGCCTCCATCCCCATGATCATCGGCGCCGGCGAGCGCGCGGCCAACGGGGTCTATTACCCGCGCCTGCGCTTTGCCCGCGAACGCTTCGTTTTCACCGTCTAG
- a CDS encoding pyridoxal phosphate-dependent aminotransferase, translating to MDTTLAVRVTRIKPSPTLAVTAKAAELRAAGEDVLSLAAGEPDFDTPEHVKEAAIRALRDGKTKYTPVGGTPALKKAIIAKHARDNGLDYKASQILASVGGKQACYNVCQALLNAGDEVLIPAPYWVSYPDMALLADGEPVIIPTTAESRFKMTPEALEAAITPNSRLLFLNSPSNPSGMAYTRAELAALGEVLLRHPRIVIASDDMYEKILWADEPFANIINACPELYERTVVIHAVSKTYSMTGWRLGWSAGPEWLIGAMANIQSQSTSNPTSIAQEAAIAALEGDQACVAEMTAAFRARHDKLVAGLSALPGVHCHAGDGTFYAFPDFSEAMHAAGFDDDVAYANHILDKAKVALVPGSAFGSPGCMRLSFATAESVLDKAVERLGELLRE from the coding sequence TTGGATACGACACTTGCCGTGCGCGTCACGCGCATCAAGCCCTCCCCCACCCTCGCCGTAACCGCCAAGGCCGCTGAGCTGCGCGCCGCCGGCGAGGATGTACTCTCGCTGGCCGCGGGTGAGCCGGACTTCGACACGCCCGAGCACGTCAAGGAGGCCGCCATTCGCGCGCTGCGCGACGGCAAGACCAAGTACACCCCGGTGGGCGGCACGCCAGCGCTGAAGAAGGCCATCATCGCCAAGCACGCGCGCGACAACGGCCTGGATTACAAAGCATCGCAGATCCTCGCCTCGGTGGGCGGCAAGCAGGCCTGCTACAACGTCTGCCAGGCGCTACTCAACGCTGGCGACGAGGTGCTGATCCCGGCGCCCTACTGGGTGTCCTACCCGGATATGGCGCTGCTCGCCGATGGCGAGCCGGTGATCATCCCGACCACAGCCGAGAGCCGCTTCAAGATGACGCCGGAGGCGCTGGAAGCCGCCATCACGCCGAATTCGCGGCTGCTCTTCCTCAACAGCCCGTCGAATCCTTCCGGCATGGCCTACACGCGCGCCGAGCTGGCCGCGCTGGGCGAGGTGCTGCTACGTCATCCGCGCATCGTCATTGCCAGCGACGACATGTACGAGAAGATCCTGTGGGCGGACGAGCCTTTCGCCAACATCATCAACGCCTGCCCGGAGCTTTACGAGCGCACGGTGGTCATCCACGCCGTATCCAAGACCTACTCCATGACCGGCTGGCGCCTGGGCTGGTCGGCCGGCCCGGAATGGCTCATCGGCGCCATGGCGAATATCCAGTCGCAATCGACCTCGAACCCGACCTCGATCGCCCAGGAAGCCGCCATCGCCGCGCTCGAGGGCGATCAGGCCTGCGTCGCTGAAATGACCGCCGCCTTCAGGGCGCGACACGACAAGTTGGTGGCCGGCCTGTCCGCGCTGCCCGGCGTGCACTGCCACGCGGGTGACGGCACCTTCTATGCCTTTCCCGACTTCTCCGAAGCCATGCACGCCGCGGGCTTCGACGACGACGTCGCCTACGCCAACCACATTCTCGACAAGGCCAAGGTAGCGCTGGTGCCGGGCTCGGCCTTCGGCTCGCCCGGCTGCATGCGTCTGTCCTTCGCCACCGCCGAAAGCGTGCTCGACAAGGCGGTCGAGCGCCTCGGCGAGCTTCTGCGTGAATGA
- the uvrB gene encoding excinuclease ABC subunit UvrB, producing the protein MSDDSKQEAAPSGEDKVVRLQRRRDSRFALESDWPPAGDQPQAIEQLVQGLNDGLLHQTLLGVTGSGKTYTIANVISQVQRPTLIMAPNKTLAAQLYGEFKSFFPNNAVEYFVSYYDYYQPEAYVPSTDTFIEKDSSINDHIEQMRLSATKALMERRDAIIVASVSAIYGLGDPESYFKMVLHVVVGDRMDQREVIRRLTEMQYTRNDTELKRGTYRVRGETIDIHPAESEEQAVRIELFDDEIETISYFDPLTGEVYQKVPRATIYAKSHYVTPRQRLLDMFDSIKQELRDRLAQFRENDKLLEAQRLEQRTTFDLEMIQEIGYCSGIENYSRYLSGRAPGEPPPCLFDYLPPDALVVIDESHVTVPQIGGMYKGDRARKETLVEYGFRLPSALDNRPLKFEEFERLVPQSIFVSATPGPYEAEHAAQTVEQVVRPTGLVDPAVEVRPVGSQVDDLLSEARIRADRSERVLVTTLTKRMAEDLTDYLHENGVKVRYMHSDVDTVERAEIIRDLRLGHFDVLVGINLLREGLDLPEVSLVAILDADKEGFLRSERSLIQTIGRAARHIEGRAILYADSITNSMRRAIDETDRRRDKQLAHNKSQGITPQGIRKRIDDVMHAGYEKAVEGGTERGAKVAEAPAGYRRVPPEKLGRKIAEMEKEMYAAAQNLEFEKAARLRDALHKLKEDGLISAA; encoded by the coding sequence ATGAGCGACGACAGCAAGCAGGAAGCAGCTCCGAGCGGTGAGGACAAGGTCGTCCGCCTGCAGCGCCGGCGTGACAGCCGCTTCGCGCTGGAATCCGACTGGCCGCCGGCCGGCGACCAGCCGCAGGCCATCGAGCAGCTCGTGCAGGGACTGAATGATGGCCTGCTGCACCAGACGCTGCTGGGCGTCACTGGCTCCGGCAAGACCTACACCATCGCAAACGTCATCAGCCAGGTGCAGCGCCCGACGCTGATCATGGCGCCGAACAAGACGCTGGCAGCGCAGCTCTACGGCGAGTTCAAGAGCTTCTTCCCGAACAACGCGGTGGAGTACTTCGTCAGCTATTACGACTACTACCAGCCGGAAGCCTACGTCCCCAGCACCGACACCTTCATCGAGAAGGACAGCTCGATCAACGATCACATCGAGCAGATGCGGTTGTCCGCCACCAAGGCGCTGATGGAGCGCCGGGACGCCATCATCGTGGCCTCGGTCTCCGCCATTTACGGTCTTGGTGATCCCGAATCCTACTTCAAGATGGTGCTGCACGTGGTTGTCGGCGACCGCATGGATCAGCGCGAGGTCATCCGGCGGCTGACCGAGATGCAATACACGCGCAACGACACGGAGCTCAAGCGCGGCACTTACCGAGTGCGCGGCGAGACCATCGACATCCATCCGGCGGAGTCGGAAGAGCAGGCTGTACGCATCGAGCTCTTCGACGACGAGATCGAGACTATCAGCTACTTCGACCCGCTGACCGGCGAGGTCTACCAGAAGGTGCCGCGCGCGACCATCTACGCCAAGTCGCACTACGTCACACCGCGCCAGCGCCTGCTCGACATGTTCGACAGCATCAAGCAAGAGCTTCGCGACCGCCTCGCACAGTTCCGCGAGAACGACAAGCTGCTGGAAGCGCAGCGTCTGGAGCAGCGCACGACCTTCGATCTGGAAATGATCCAGGAGATCGGCTACTGCTCCGGCATCGAGAACTACTCGCGCTACCTCTCCGGGCGCGCGCCCGGCGAGCCACCGCCGTGTCTTTTCGACTATCTGCCGCCGGATGCGTTGGTGGTGATCGACGAGTCGCACGTGACGGTTCCGCAGATCGGCGGCATGTACAAGGGCGATCGCGCGCGCAAGGAGACGTTGGTCGAATACGGCTTCCGGCTGCCTTCGGCGCTGGACAACCGCCCGCTGAAGTTCGAGGAGTTCGAACGGCTGGTGCCGCAGTCGATCTTCGTGTCGGCCACGCCCGGCCCCTATGAAGCCGAGCACGCCGCGCAGACGGTCGAGCAGGTGGTGCGGCCCACTGGTCTCGTCGACCCCGCCGTCGAAGTCCGCCCCGTGGGCAGCCAGGTCGACGATCTACTGAGCGAGGCGCGCATCCGGGCCGACCGCAGCGAGCGCGTGCTTGTTACGACGCTCACCAAGCGCATGGCCGAGGATCTGACCGATTATCTGCACGAGAACGGCGTCAAGGTCCGTTACATGCACTCCGACGTTGATACCGTCGAGCGTGCCGAGATCATCCGCGACTTGCGCCTAGGGCATTTCGACGTCCTGGTGGGCATCAATCTGCTGCGCGAGGGGCTGGATCTGCCCGAGGTGTCATTGGTGGCCATTCTCGACGCGGACAAGGAAGGTTTCCTGCGCTCCGAGCGCTCATTGATCCAGACCATCGGTCGTGCCGCCCGGCACATCGAGGGCAGGGCAATTCTCTACGCCGACAGCATTACCAATTCGATGCGCCGGGCCATCGACGAGACCGATCGGCGTCGCGACAAGCAGCTGGCGCACAACAAGTCGCAAGGCATCACCCCGCAGGGCATCCGCAAGCGTATCGATGATGTCATGCACGCCGGCTACGAAAAGGCCGTCGAAGGTGGCACCGAGCGGGGGGCGAAGGTCGCGGAAGCGCCGGCAGGCTACCGACGTGTCCCTCCCGAGAAGCTGGGCCGCAAGATCGCCGAGATGGAGAAGGAGATGTACGCCGCGGCGCAGAATCTGGAGTTCGAGAAGGCCGCTCGGCTGCGTGATGCGCTGCACAAACTCAAGGAGGACGGGCTCATCAGCGCTGCATAA